In Camelina sativa cultivar DH55 chromosome 17, Cs, whole genome shotgun sequence, the genomic stretch ttgttttttttttgttgatggtCATCTAAAATTTAAATCCTTTATTATTGAAAATTGAGAGATTCTTCTGCGATTGTGAGAGAAAAGATGAAGTTTTGTAAGAAGTATGAAGAGTACATGCAAGtacagaagcagaagaagaatcttcCCGGTGTTGGGTTTAAGAAACTCAAGAAGGTTCTCAAGAAATGCAGAAGAAACCATGATGGTCCTATGGCTTTTattgatcaacaacaacaacaacatgaccAGAATTGTCCTCGTGGATGCACAGGTACTGTTCGACTTAATTCCCCTGAGAGAGTTTTTTTGAAAACAGAGTGatggatttgtttttgtttttttctagtttGTGATGGGAATTTTTTCCCGGAGCTTCTCAAGGAGATGGAAGACGTAGTTGGATGGTTTAACGAGAATGCTCAGAAGCTTCTTGAGCTACATTTAGCTTCTAGTTTCACAAAGTGTCTTACTTGGTTCAAAGGCAATAGTCGTAAAAAAAGCCATCTTGGTTTGATTCAAGAGGGCAAAGACTTGGTTAATTACGCTCTCATCAATGCCGTCGCCATTAGAAAAATCCTCAAGAAATATGACAAGGTTTGGTTTATGTATCCTATTAAAGATCCCAAATTTGAACacttttttattcaatttataaatatgtttgcaTCTTTTGTTTTGCCAGATTCATGAGTCTAGGCAAGGACAATTGTTTAAGACACAAGTCCAGAAAATGCGAATCGAGATCCTTCAATCACCATGGCTTTGTGAGCTTATGGCGTTTCACATCAATCTGAAAGAGACTAAGAAGGAATCTGGAGCTGCTGCTGTGGCTTCTCCTCATCCTCCTGTTCATGCACTGTTTGATGGTTGCTCTTTGACGTTTGATGATGGGAAGCCTTTACTCTCCTGCGAGCTCTCTGATTCCGTAAAAGTTGACATTGACTTGACTTGTTCAATATGCCTGGTAAGCAAAACTTTAAACGACTCGATAGAATCTCAATGTCAATAAACCTGTTGGTTGACTTATTAGTAATCTGAATTATAGAAGATAGTATCAGCCTATAGGGATAAAGTCTAAGTTTTGTCGTGTCAAGGTGCTGTTCCACTCTCCTCTGGAAGATTCCGTTTCAAAGACTAAGTCTTTTTCTAGCATGTGACTGAGAGATACTTACGTAATGCTAGGAATAAGTCTTGAACTGACGTATTTTACAATTGATGGTGTAAACAGGACACGGTGTTTGATCCGATAGCTCTAACATGTGGTCACATATATTGCTACATGTGTGCTTGCTCTGCTGCATCAGTAAACGTAATTGATGGCTTGAAAACCGCAGAGCTAACTGAAAAATGTCCGCTTTGCCGTGAGGTTAGACTCCATTCTCCACTGCTAATTACAACTTAGTCTTCCTTGTTTCATGCTCTTGATCCTTGTTTCTTCGTCCATTTGATATCAGGATGGGGTTTATAAAGGTGCTCTGCATTTGGATGAGCTCAATATCTTACTTAAGCGAAGGTAAATGCATATACAACCAATCTTCTTATAGTCTTTAAAAACCAGCCTCTTAAGATTTGAGGGTATCTGCCTATCTGGGGAGATAACTAAAAGGAGATGGACTAAATTACAATTTCTAAAACCTGAAAATTGCAGCTGCAGAGAGTATTGGGAAGAACGGCGTAAAACAGAGAGAGCAGAAAGGTTACAGCAGGCCAAGGAGTACTGGGATTACCAATGCCGAAGCTTCACTggaatataataatataactggCTATATTTGGAAGTATTTTGAAAGACTCAATGTTGATTGTGAAATATCTAGAAGATTCTTGGTTTTGATAATAAGCTTTTGAAAGACTCAATGTTGATTGTGATATGTTTTCCTCTGTAAGTATGTGTTTGCTTACACAGAGGATGACGATTTGTTAGTGAAAAATGAAAACTCTTAAGcgtttgctataatatatagtttgcaTATGATTTTCATACCATAAAAGGGGTTCCCAAATATTAGAAGTTCAAACAGTTGTAGTGTTGGCGTaagtttataacaaaaatgagCAGACAATACAAAGATCTCATCATCATAATGATCATCAGACAATACAAAGATCTCATCATCATAATGATCATCATCATGGAACTAAAATAGGGTTCTTATCCTTGTACATCTGATATCTTGTGCATAGCTTTCGTAGTGTCCCAAGCGAATGCTGCATAGAGTTTAGCTTTCTGTCTCGGAACATGCCCTGTTCCAACAAATACATGTTAGAAGGAAAAAGAGAATCAGACAAAGTAAAAAAGTTTGGTAGACTAATAATAGATCAAACCTCAATGTCATCTCCATGTTTCTCAACCAAACGTCTGATATGAGTGCGTTGCATAGTCGTAAGCGGCTGTAAAGGAGCACTCTTTCCATCTTTTCTTTGCTTCCCCAAAGCTGTCTTAAGATCTACACATCTCAGAACAACGCATTTGGACAAATTAGTTACCCAAAAAATGGAAACTTGCATCCAACTCTGTAAAACTGCTTTTCACAACGAGATACATATCTATGAATGTGTGAAGAATCCAAAAGCTAATCACTTTCCCCCAACTTTGtcactctaaaccctaattttctaatttgtcactctaaaccctaattttctctcAGTTTAATTTGtcactctaaaccctaattttcaaattattctCAATACCGACTTCATCAAGAGACTAGTCTCCAGCTAGAAGCTAAAAATGGAATTGGAAAACGTACCGTCTTCCTCAAGTTCGCTTCCGGAATCGATGGGCTCGAACTCCTTAGCAGTAGGGTCATCGGTGGATGGTTCTGGATGTGGAGGAATGTTGAGGGAAGGATCCTGGATCATGTGGTCAGTGCGAGAACGAAGCAAATTAGGGTTAGAGATGACGCCGAAGGATCTGTAGTTCTGGATAACACTAGCTTGGTCGTCCCATTCGGGGACATCGTCCCCCATGAGAGCGCGGAGCTTGGGTGGGAAGTTGAAAGCTGGCTTGAAGATATTAGGGTTCTTCTTCGGAAGAGCTACGCGAACTTTAGCCCTAGAGTTTCTGTACTTTCTTCTTGACCTCGCCATCTCTGTCTCTCGCCGATTTTTTCTTTTGCGATGAAgcaaagagtgagagagagagatgaagtcCGCGGCGGAAGGGTTTTACTTAACAAGGGTTTTGagaaacgatgtcgtttttattgttttttttctttcacattattatagaattatattttaatgaaaaaaatacgaCGTTACCATTACAGTGAAGAGTAGTAACTAgtaagttaaaaagaaaagattttaaCGAAGTTATATTCATAGTCCAATTCTGCATATCTTGATGGTTCAAATTTTCAAACGAAATaaagtttgcaattttcatagGTAATTCTTAAACTCCGTTTGTGTCCGCTCTTAAGCTTAGACTAGGATCATATAGACTACTATGTAGAGCTTCTTAAAGTAGAGTTCTGTGTAATGCTTGAGTTCTGATTTCTGAAGATCAACAAACTTAAAGAAGAGCTTCTTCTCACAAACTCTTATGTCATCACAACAACCAAACAATTGCATGTTCGAAAGAACATTTtaagttgaccaaaaaaaaaaaagatcaaaccaTATAAGAGAACTCaacaatcccaaaaaaaaagtaagcagAGGGAATTGATTTAAAAGATGGAACCATTCCgcaataatatttataaacacATAAAGACTCTTCTCGGTTAGTCATACCAAATGGTTTTAAGGACAGTTTTTTCATTTGTCACTCTTCACAGCTGTTTGCTCTTCGGTTTTCGCCTCTTCTGTCGCATGGGCAGGAGCTTGATTTTCCTCCTTTTTGTCTCCAGAGTTGGCTTCTTCTCCTGCATATACAGAATCATTTGGTTGCTCAGAGTTCTAATTGATTGATTACAGGACATAACACTGCTAAACCATATCACTGTATCAAGAATGATCTGATCAAAACTTTAAGCAAATAAAAGGGTATTGAAAAAGATCTCACCTTCATCATCACTATCTTCAAATTCTTCCATACTGTTCATTCCGCCAAGTCCACCCATTCCTCCCATTCCACCAAGCCCTTGAAGCCCTCCGAGGCCTTCCATACCCCCCATCCCACCCATGCCTCCCATTCCACCAAAGTtctacaagaagaagagaaatattcAGTCCTCAAATCTTAAGCAAACGAAGCAGAAGTTAGTTGACAGTGTAAGCTAAAAAGCAAACCGAGAAATCCATTCCACCCATTCCGCCCATTCCAGCCATATCCATATCTTCAGGACCTATACAAGGgaaaccaaaattaacaatGCCTACAGAATTATGCAAGTGCAGAAAGTGAAGATGAATAGATGTGGTCAAGAAAGTGCTAACCAGTGGGGgtatcttcatcctcatcaaccCACTTGTCCCAATCAACTTTAACATAGTGAGGCGGTTTCCCTCCACGCAATAGCTTATTCCACCATTTCGGTTCTGTTTTCTCCAAGATGCAGAATATGCTTCTTAATCCGATGTTGATTTTGCTTTcctgatcaaaaaaaaaaaaaaaaaaaaggagacaattaaaaaccaaataagaagaaacaaaaaacgaGGAGACTTTACAAAAAGTCTGATCATCTAACCTCTACATTGACCTTATCGTTAAGCTCAAGCTTAAGCTCATAAAGCTGGTTATCAGATCCAGCTTTAGCAGAGAAATTAAAGACTCCCTCAGGATCAAGCTTAACATCTGCATCCTTAGCATCAGTCAATTGCACAGTTAAATAAACCTTATCAGCTCTCTCAGCCCACTTCACTTCTGGATGATGACTGCAATATcacacagaaacaaacaaatcaaggatGAAAAAAAGCAAATAACCGTAAGAACAACAAGAGCACTTAGCATAATCCCAATAATTCAGCATTCTCAggctaacaaaaaaaacagtaactttaaaaccctaaaagcacAGATCCCAAACCCCCCCNNNNNNNNNNNNNNNNNNNNNNNNNNNNNNNNNNNNNNNNNNNNNNNNNNNNNNNNNNNNNNNNNNNNNNNNNNNNNNNNNNNNNNNNNNNNNNNNNNNNNNNNNNNNNNNNNNNNNNNNNNNNNNNNNNNNNNNNNNNNNNNNNNNNNNNNNNNNNNNNNNNNNNNNNNNNNNNNNNNNNNNNNNNNNNNNNNNNNNNNNNNNNNNNNNNNNNNNNNNNNNNNNNNNNNNNNNNNNNNNNNNNNNNNNNNNNNNNNNNNNNNNNNNNNNNNNNNNNNNNNNNNNNNNNNNNNNNNNNNNNNNNNNNNNNNNNNNNNNNNNNNNNNNNNNNNNNNNNNNNNNGAACGCAAAGAAGTTACTGAGCCGACACCATAAACCCTAGGTCTGAATCTAAAACccccaaaatgttttttttgttttgttcccaACTTACAGGAAACTAAGAAAACCGTATCCCTAAATCCACCAGAATTATATAAAAAGACGCCGACTTGTTTTTACCTCATAATGTAAACACGAAGCAGAAGGAACTCGTGTAAAAACCCTAAAGAATAACAACGATGATGACGAcgcaaatattttttcttttgatcgaAGAAGAGAgcctctctctctgtttctttagtTTCTTCAGATAGATTATGTtatagaagaggaagaagaacatcGAGTAGTTATCGTATGCGTGCTAGTGTACAGAAAGTTAGGTGAATCATATAGAatccaacggctgagattaTATTGTTGGACAGAAAAAGCAATTAAAGCCTTTTTTACTTTTACGAAATAGGTTACTACTCTTTTTGGGCCCAAATTCGATACTTAAACCAAACTTAAAGTTTTGGTATCATCTATCAATGCTCTTGTATCAGTTGTATGAATCCAACAATTTCCCCTATTAAAAGCATGTAACAAAACGTTTTTCTAAACTTCTAGATTTACAATTTTCTATTCCAAACTATATATGGGAAGTGGGATTACACAATCACATAACTCTAAAACGCAAACACAAATTACAGCACGATTAACATTTTGCAATGATTGCATTAAGTCAACCGCAAACTCGAGATTgcattagaaaaatataagcaCAAGTATTACTACTATTTGTTAAACCAACATTTGCCCTCTAGAAGTAGGTGTAGGATTTTAGTATGTAATCATGAGCATTGACCTCTCACATGTGTAACgtgaaaaaacaattaatagaCTGATATAGCATAAATGAGGATGAGGTGTAGCTAGAAGCGATTAACATCATGGTTTTCAGAAAGCAAGAACAATTACGTATTCCCACTAATcctaatagattgatgttttgagtttttttatttatttatttcttgttcTTAAAACAatgattttctaaattaaaaaacaaaaatgaaataacTTTACTATTTCAGACTTTCTCAAGTAACATGAGGTCAAATGTAtgcaaacaaaagtaaaattcaGAAATTTCAACATTTTCAGATATTTAAAGAGGCCTTTGGTTGGTTGCTTGCTTCCTCACTCACAATGGTAGTAGCATTACCCGGAAGGAGAATCAAGGGGATCGAGCCTCCTCATCTCCGGATTCAGCTGCATCCTCGTCTTTCTCACTAGGAGGACTCGGGCATGACATCTGCACATCAACTACTTGTGGTAAGAGCTTTGTTTGACTGATCAAAAACAGTTCGACAATGACAAAACGTATTGATACAACAAGTCCATCTGGTTTGGATGGAATGCTTAATTACCTTTAGTGCATGTTCTATGGTTTGAGATGCTTGGTGAAATTTTCAAAGCCTTGGCCAGAAATATCATCGCATACTGAGCAAACCCAAGAGGCATGTTCACCCGTTTCACTGCACTTATCCTCCTCAAATTCCCCTGAatctgtgaaaaaaaaagtagctagTTCAGCAACAGATATGTATGTTGGACAAACCTGGCAGAGTATTAGATCGCATAATAGTGTATCCAGTCGATTCTAGCTCGAAACCTGGCAGAGTATTAGATCGCATAATAGTGTATCCAGTCGATTCTAGCTCGAAACTGTAAATGTAGAACACTcgatgatcattcacattcatCATAggaagtatatatacatatgagaATCATATCTAATGAGATCTTAACTATACAATAGATTCGTATATTCCCTGAATGAGATAAGAGTGTATCTTAACTAACACTCCCCCGCAGTCAGAACGGGAGGAGGTCGGACGTTCAGGCTGGAGCGGAAGTCGTTGAACAAAGACGACGGCAGACCTTTGGTGAAGATATCAGCGTACTGAAGTGAGGACGGTACATGAAGCACACAAACCTGGCCGAGGGCTACACGTTCACGGACAAAGTGTATGTCAATCTCCACATGCTTAGTACGCTGGTGTTTCACCGGATTAGAGGACATGTATACTGCCGAGACATTATCACAGTAAACAAGAGTTGCTTTAGTGAGAGGACAACCGAGTTCAAGGAACAAGTTACGGAGCCAAGAAGCTTCAGCAACAGCATTGGCAACTCCTCTGTACTCTGCTTCAGCACTAGAGCGAGAGACCGTATGTTGTCGCTTGGAGGACCAAGAGATGAGGCTGTCACCAAGAAACACAGCATAACCAGAGGTGGAGCGTCGCGTTGAGGGGCAACcagcccaatcagcatcagagTAGGCAACAAGATCAGCGGTGGAGGACTTATGAATTTGAAGACCATGAGATATGGTTCCCTTCACATAACGTAGAATCCGCTTAAGGGCAGTGAGGTGACTTTCACGAGGGTCATGCATAAACAGGCAAACCTGTTGAACAGCGAAGGAGATGTCGGGGCGTGTAAATGTTAGATACTGAAGGGCGCCGGCAAGACTCCGGTATAGTGTCGGATCAGCAACTGGTGGACTGTCATCAGCAGAGAGCTTGGCAGCAGAGTCAACCGGAGTGTGAGCGGGATTACAGTTGGTCATGGAGGCACGGTGGAGGATGTCAGCAGCGTAGTTTTGTTGACTAAGGAGAAGACCGGCATCGTTGTAGCTGACAGCAATACCAAGAAAGTGATGAAGCCTACCCAAGTCGGAGAGGTCGAAGGCCGAGCTGAGTGCGGTGACAATGTTGTTGAGAAGAGTTGTGTCAGATGCGGTGAGAActatatcatccacatagagaAGAAGATATGCCCGATGAATGCCGCGATGTAGAATAAACAACGACGGATCACACTTACTCTGAAAGAAGCCGATGTGTTTTGCTTTGCTAGCAAAGTGATTGTACCAAGCCCGGGGAGCCTGCTTAAGGCCATAGAGAGATCGACGGAGGAGACACACATGGTGAGGCTTCGACGGATCAACGAACCCTGGTGGCTGATGCATATACACCGTTTCCTCTAGATCGCCGTGAAGAAAAGCATTCTTCACGTCAAGCTGGCGCAGGGGCCAGTTACGAGCAACAGCTACATGAAGGACGGCTCGAATCGAAGCTGGCTTGATCACAGGACTAAAAGTCTCATCACAATCGATCCCAAGCTGCTGAGATTTTCCATTAGCTACTAACCTCGCCTTGTAACGGGAAAGCTTGCCATCTGCATCAAATTTATGTCGAAAAAGCCACATAGAACGAATAATGTTAACGTTAGGAGGACGTGGAACCAAGTCCCATGTTCTGCGTTTAACAAGAGCATTGTGTTCCACCTGCATAGAGTTATTCCAAAAACGGTCTTTTGCAGCCTGTACATGAGAGGAGGGAAGAGGAGAGATGATATCGGTGTGGAGACAAAGAGGGGTACGAGGCTTAACAATACCATTTTTACTTCGAGTAGTCATGGCATGTTGGTTTTGGACTGGAGCTGGTTCGGTCGGAAGTGGAGCAGGGGTTGGTTGTGGTAGTGAGATGGGAGGTGAAAGAGGTGGAGGAGTTGGCTGTAAAACAGGTGGAGGTGTAGAGGAGGGAAGAGCTTTAAACGGGAAAACATCTTCGACAAAGGTGACATGGCGAGAGATGATGATTTTCCGTGTGGAGAGCTCTAGACAGCGGTAACCCCGATGATGAGAAGGATATCCCAAGAAAATGCATGCTGCGGACCTTGGTGCAAGCTTGTGAGACGAGGTAGACAGCATGTTGGGATAACAGAGGCATCCGAAAACACGGAGATGAGAGTGATCAACCGGTTTGTGAAAGAGGCAGGTGAAtggaatttggttttgaatggAGGCAGAGGGCAGGAGATTGATAGTATGGACAGCAGTGAACAGGGCCTCGACCCAATAAGAATAAGGCATCGAGGCCTGAATGAGTAATGTGCGCACAAGATTGTTGATTGTGCGAAGCATCCTCTCAGAGCGTCCGTTCTGTTGTGATGTGTGGGGGCAAGATAGACGCAGGGTGGTACCGGTGGCCGTTAAGTGGTCAAGGAATTCCCGACTGGTGTACTCACCACCGTTATCACACTGGAGAGCTCGGATTGATTTGTTAAATTGGGTGCGAACATAAGCAGAGAATTGTAAAAACTTGTTGAATGTGTCACTTTTCTTTTGCAGGGGAAAAACCCAAATGTAATGAATAAAGtgatccaaaaataaaagataatactTGAAACCATTATTACTGAGAACCGGAGAAGTCCAAATATCAGAATGAATGATTTGAAAAGGTTCAGTGACAACagtcgaagaagaaaagaaaggaagacGAACGTGTTTACCCATTTGGCACGCATGACACAAAGAAGTCATGTCGGCcgttttatttgataataaacCCAACGAATGTAAGGAACGAGAGATGGAGAGACCCGGATGACCCAACCTACGGTGCCAGAGAGAACTACCCGAGACGAGAGCGAGAGGACGGGAGGAGTGGTTGGAAGGTGTCACCGCGTAGAGAGGACCCGGACTGTCACATCGGAGTAGGATTATCCTGCTCAGTAGATCCTTGACAGAGAAACCAAAAGGGTCAAACTCTACGGTGCAACGATTATCAGTGACAAAACGGCGAACAGAgactaaatttttaataaaagaaggGCAAACAAGAACATCTTTAAGGACAAGTGAGCGAGAGGAGGAGGCTAGAGAACCATGACCGGTTTTAGTAACAGGAGCAAAAGAACCGTTTCCGACTAACACTGAAGGCGTTATGCGCGAGTTAAAAACAGAAGCAAGGGTACCTGGTTGAGTGGTGATGTGGTTCGTTGCCGCGGTGTCCATGTACCAGTTGGAATCCGAAGGCTCCTGGAGCGTCATGGTGTTGAAGGCTTGAGCAAGAGCAGTCGGAACCAGCGGAGTTGAGTGAGGCGGTGGAGACGTTTGGGAGAGGTGAGCTTGAGCAGGAGAGGACGCCGGGAATTGGCCAAGGATACCGTTTGAGCGAGGCATCGCCGGTTGGTGAAACTGGTTCGGGTATGGGGCTTGAATCAGAGGGCCTTGGTAATACGGATATGGCCACTGGGGAGGTCCATAGCCGATAGGTGGGTATCCAAAAGGAGTTGGGCCTGTTCCGCCAAAAGGTGGAGGCCCATTGTTGTGAGACCCATATGAATTGTGACGTCCCCTTCCCCTGTTTCCACGACCGCCGCCGCCACGACCGCGTGACTTGTAGGATCCCCGGttcgtgttgttgttgtgattgttgTGGGTCGGAGGAGAGGCGTTATCGGCGGAGTAGAGCACAGTGGGTGATGATGTGGTAGCCACGGGAGAAGGTGTCGTGTGACGGAGCTGCTGCTTAAGCCGATCCTCTTCTGATTGGAGCATGGAACGAGCAGTGCTGAAACTTGGGAACGGTGTGCGATGACGGATAACATTGTGGATGCCGTCAAACTTCTCGTTAAGACCATTGAGGCAGTGCATAACGAGTTGACGGTCAGAGACTGGGGAGTCGACGTTGGTGAGGAGATCGGAGAGAGATTTGATCTTGCGGCAATACTCCTGGACAGAGAGATCACCGATGGTGATGGTACGGAGTTCATTCTCCAATTGCAAGGCACGATTTTCCTTGTTATCGCGAAAATTGCCTTCAAGTGAAAGCCAGAGATCCCGAGCGGTGCTCTTTGGCTTGAGAATCGTCTCGGTGAGGGAATCAGCGATGGTTCCGTAAATCCACATTTTAACGAGACCATCACGTTCCTTCCACGCCTTATCCGAGTCCGAAGAGGCGACGGTTGTACCGTCGAGGTGACCAAGGACACCGTATGTGAGACAGTGGGTCTCGAACAGTTCACGCCACACATTCATCTTTTCCAGATCGAGGATGATGGGGATGTAAGCTCGAATCTGGCTGATGCCAAACGGCTTGTCAGATGAAGTAGGTGTGGGAGCAGCCATGgcgagagaagagaagagatcgagagagagggagagaaaagatcgagaattaagaagaaaagagagagagggattgCGAGATCGTTTggcgctctgataccatgtaaatgTAGAACACTcgatgatcattcacattcatCATAggaagtatatatacatatgagaATCATATCTAATGAGATCTTAACTATACAATAGATTCGTATATTCCCTGAATGAGATAAGAGTGTATCTTAACTAACAGAAACCTGGCAGAATATTAGATCGCATAATAGTGTATCCAGTCGATTTCTTCTTTaccacgaagaagaagaaacataagaTTACCTTCGCTACTACTAGTAACCGGAAGAATCGCATTCTTGTGGGAGCGTAGCTCCATCAACGCCGGCCCAAATTCGCAAAGAAAATCTCAGAGCAAAAAGAGTgagtttaggtttttttttttattaatcttcttCCGCTTCGCTTCTACAGTACTATGAGAAACGAACGAGAAAGAGACTTAAGTGACTTTCTTGAATACTACAGCCCCGACTTAGTGGTGCACTTTCAGTGA encodes the following:
- the LOC104754385 gene encoding nucleolar protein 16-like; the encoded protein is MARSRRKYRNSRAKVRVALPKKNPNIFKPAFNFPPKLRALMGDDVPEWDDQASVIQNYRSFGVISNPNLLRSRTDHMIQDPSLNIPPHPEPSTDDPTAKEFEPIDSGSELEEDDLKTALGKQRKDGKSAPLQPLTTMQRTHIRRLVEKHGDDIEGMFRDRKLNSMQHSLGTLRKLCTRYQMYKDKNPILVP
- the LOC104754386 gene encoding E3 ubiquitin-protein ligase BAH1-like, translated to MKFCKKYEEYMQVQKQKKNLPGVGFKKLKKVLKKCRRNHDGPMAFIDQQQQQHDQNCPRGCTVCDGNFFPELLKEMEDVVGWFNENAQKLLELHLASSFTKCLTWFKGNSRKKSHLGLIQEGKDLVNYALINAVAIRKILKKYDKIHESRQGQLFKTQVQKMRIEILQSPWLCELMAFHINLKETKKESGAAAVASPHPPVHALFDGCSLTFDDGKPLLSCELSDSVKVDIDLTCSICLDTVFDPIALTCGHIYCYMCACSAASVNVIDGLKTAELTEKCPLCREDGVYKGALHLDELNILLKRSCREYWEERRKTERAERLQQAKEYWDYQCRSFTGI
- the LOC104754388 gene encoding uncharacterized protein LOC104754388, with translation MAAPTPTSSDKPFGISQIRAYIPIILDLEKMNVWRELFETHCLTYGVLGHLDGTTVASSDSDKAWKERDGLVKMWIYGTIADSLTETILKPKSTARDLWLSLEGNFRDNKENRALQLENELRTITIGDLSVQEYCRKIKSLSDLLTNVDSPVSDRQLVMHCLNGLNEKFDGIHNVIRHRTPFPSFSTARSMLQSEEDRLKQQLRHTTPSPVATTSSPTVLYSADNASPPTHNNHNNNTNRGSYKSRGRGGGGRGNRGRGRHNSYGSHNNGPPPFGGTGPTPFGYPPIGYGPPQWPYPYYQGPLIQAPYPNQFHQPAMPRSNGILGQFPASSPAQAHLSQTSPPPHSTPLVPTALAQAFNTMTLQEPSDSNWYMDTAATNHITTQPGSTEQDNPTPM
- the LOC104754387 gene encoding uncharacterized protein OsI_027940-like, with protein sequence MSHHPEVKWAERADKVYLTVQLTDAKDADVKLDPEGVFNFSAKAGSDNQLYELKLELNDKVNVEESKINIGLRSIFCILEKTEPKWWNKLLRGGKPPHYVKVDWDKWVDEDEDTPTGPEDMDMAGMGGMGGMDFSNFGGMGGMGGMGGMEGLGGLQGLGGMGGMGGLGGMNSMEEFEDSDDEGEEANSGDKKEENQAPAHATEEAKTEEQTAVKSDK